Part of the Vigna unguiculata cultivar IT97K-499-35 chromosome 3, ASM411807v1, whole genome shotgun sequence genome, ACCCTCAATGAAAATCTCTGGTAACACAGGAAAGTTTTTCGAACATAATTTTCTGAACCTTATTCAATCATTTGCAGGTGAACACATTAATGAGGGATAACAGATTGGAAGACGTGGTGGACAAAAGATGCAGAAAAGTAGATCCAGAAACCGTTGAGGTAATTCTTGAGCTAGCAGCAAGATGCACTGATGGAAATGCAGATGATCGTCCATCAATGAACCAGGTGTTACAGTCGCTGGAACAAGACGTTAAGTATCCTCCTCCAATCTTGTTTTATGAGTCTGAGTTCGATTACTGATGATAAAAGTAATCCTATCCACTGCACCCTTTGTGTGTGTCCCTTTTCCTTTGTGTTGCATTCTAGTTTTACTTTGCAGCAGATGTCCTGCAGCAATCCCTTGTGAATAAAAGTTTCAGTTATCTGAAACTGAAACACTTGTTTTTCCGTTCAATAACCAAAGGGACAACTTAGATATAGCAGTGGGCTTTTGTATTTGGAATGACCTCCATTCTAGCAATGTTATCACTTTCTCATGCAATTTTGGTCAATTAGAGGTTCTTTAAGGTGAGTTTTTTTGTCAACAATTTTCTACAACCATTAACCGCGGACAAAGTGGATTGACCTATGTGCGCAAAAGATGCCAGAATAGTTTCGTCTGCGTTATTACAGTCTCTTGTGCGTAATTTCAAATCACAACTTTTCCAAACAAACTTCAAATCACAACTATGAAAACTGTTAATTAACACAATTTATCCCTAGCCTCTGAACATTTGTGCACGTCAAAACTTATGAAATgcgtaataatttttttccaaacaaactTCGAATCACAACTACGAAAactgtttataatttttttccaaacaaactTTGAATCACAACTATGAAAACCATTTATGACACAATTTATCCCTAGTCTCTGAACATTTGAGCATGTCAAAACTGTTTGTCAATTTACAGggtaattgaaaaaaaaaatcctgaAATTCATAAACTTGCATCGGAAGTCTGATTGGAGTCTTAAAAATCTTGTGCCAGATTGATACAAAGTCCGTGTCTAAGTATAAGTAGGTCAccaatttttaataattcatatgAATGAATGAGTTGAATTCGGagcttaatattatttttagtttagttCTCATGAACTGTTAGTATAATAGTTTACGTGGTCAACGAATTAATAActaaaagtcattttatatatatatatatatgattgcaAAAATTGGCATTTTTATTACAGAGGATAGTATAAAAAAtctttcaaattaatttctACTTTTGTTATTTAACAatacagttttattttttaatcaaatgcCTCTAATTATTTGGAAGCAAGAAAAGAAGAAGGGTCTTTCTTCCTGTAtctccaaaatttctttaaatcctaaaaaaaaaaacttttttgaCCATTTAAGTAAAGTTACGGATATCACACTCTCAAGATTATTTTCGaatgtcgacttccggaagtcaaaatatattattgaagtcaaaatatatgataagaagtcaacttccgaaagttaaaatatattatcggaAGTCAATTTTCAGaagtaaaaattattatcaaaaatCGTCTTtccaaaagtcaaaatatattaccggaagtcgactttcgaaaataaaaaaataatatcgaaagtcgacttccataAGTCAAAATATGTTATTGGAAGTCGAtttccaaaagtccaaaagttaattctattttaaatattttttattttatttaaaatttttgttttctaagttttaaatattttttagtttattatttattattttatttattttttatgttttcatatttcttaatatatatttaaaaaataaaaaaatattaatatctatatatataattttcttttattcaatatactaaaaattaaatataagtataaaaataaataaaattaaaataatattaaactttcaataaaaaacaaaaaacaaaaaaattattatgttttatttaattttatttaatatttaaattttgtttaaaataataaaacttaaaattaaacaaaaagaatatatatatttcgtttttttaaatttaaagtttcattatataaatatatatttatatattaaatataaagttttttttgattttttttaatttttattaaatttttaataaattatattaaaatgaatttaaatttgaaaatataaaataaaaaaatttataattgaaaaaattgaaaatatatgactaaaattaaatatttaaattttaaagagaattaaaaaattcatacatatatatatatatatatattaaaaaaaattgacatctGAAAGTCTAAAATTTTAGTTGAATGTGGACTTTTGGAAATATCTTTTACCGAAAAtcgaaattcaaaaataattttgaagatGTGATGTATGTGGCATTACTCAAATAGTCAAAAGAgtattttagaaatttagaaATGTTTGGGGGTGCAGACAAAATatttggaggtgtaggaagaaaatcTGAAACTTAGGCTTACAATGatgatttgagaaaaaaaaaattataaaaacccaAGCAGAGTTTCGGTCCCAAAAGTGAAATGaaatggtagtggtggtggatGTGATAAGATTTTGTCTTGTtgtatgatgaaaaaaaaataataataggaaGTTAGTTAGAGCATTGGAATTAAAGTAAtaggaaagaaaaaagaaaaggtggTTTATTAGTAGGTTGGATGGTCTTAACGGACGTCCTTTGGGTCTCTTCAAAGGCCTATTCGTTTTTTCAACTCTCAACGGCCGTTGCTTTTCGACGATCCTGACCTCACCCTCTCTGTTATTTGATAATAGAGGGACTCTGAGAATTTGAGAATCATGAGTCAAATGTCGTCTGGAATGGTTGGTGTTGGCAATGTTGCCACCAATTATATGCTTCCATTATTGTTCCCTtcatcatcttcatttgcttcctTCTGTTCTAACACCACCATCATCAAACGCAAGGGAGTAGCAGTGTTGGATTATTGGGCAATTGGTAACTGTAATCATAGAGATGTTCAAAAAGGAAGGAAGAGAGAACATGGGATTGTGGCATCAACCAACGTTGCTTCTCCGTCTATATGGGATGATTGGAAACCTCTCAAAGCCCCTTCCACTCCTTCCCTCAGTGACATTCTTTGGCCCTCTGctggttagttttttttttttttccctctttttctctctctcctttgtTTTCAGGAAATTTGAAGTCATAATTTAACTGGAACCACCCACTGTAGGATCTTCCTAACTACACCAATTAATCTAGACAGCTTTAAGTGTTTTCTCCTTTTAATCAAAGAAGTTAATTGAACAGGGGCGTTTGCGGCAATGGCAGTATTGGGGAAGCTGGATCAGTTATTGGCACCAAAAGGACTCTCAATCGCATTTGCGCCATTTGGGGCTGTTTCCACTGTCCTCTTTGCCACTCCCACTGCCCCTTCTGCCAGGGTATAATTGCTTTTAACCAATTCAATGCACTGTGTCTAAATTTTCATATGCTCTTCCACATTGTCAACTATtacaaatgtttattttttactaattactAGTGAAAAACAATTTAGCAGAATCTTGCTTACTTACT contains:
- the LOC114176851 gene encoding uncharacterized protein LOC114176851, whose product is MSQMSSGMVGVGNVATNYMLPLLFPSSSSFASFCSNTTIIKRKGVAVLDYWAIGNCNHRDVQKGRKREHGIVASTNVASPSIWDDWKPLKAPSTPSLSDILWPSAGAFAAMAVLGKLDQLLAPKGLSIAFAPFGAVSTVLFATPTAPSARKYSMFMAQIGCAAIGVLALTIFGPGWLARSASIAASVAYMICTNSVHPPAASMPLLFIDGPKFHHLNFWYALYPGAAACILLSLVQEVVIYLKKNFKF